A portion of the Malassezia japonica chromosome 3, complete sequence genome contains these proteins:
- a CDS encoding uncharacterized protein (COG:S; EggNog:ENOG503NVVV) — protein sequence MSDRNHASARPASKTLLNLGNLPPKQMNFTTDGTGSYPRTASRVDPNNPPWPAYRGYHEYSFAHETMGKRLPTILGNAVDDVVRTLNEESDEERITDLLGCIDRMHTLMSELQSNQVLRPIIDDEEGDIPLWNKAIAKYFKGKDFMNAPWLFAEAYKYRRLHECFSLSRNWRDYDVFFRQKCDTFARSDKAVFELSTRFAVPHKLDGDAKDTVRKMLFLELTQISLWGNATDLSLLINMTEEDIKKIQSTGGEHLAATEKNILGNHLNRLWELVANMKGGRIDFVLDNAGFELYCDCVYADWLIQSGIAREVHFHGKRIPWFVSDVTRKDWNWLLNSMTYGFLFPDSTDAEMQSLRELGKRWKQYVKEGKWIYEQHPFWCTGYTFWSISSEAPDLFHYLCESDMVIFKGDLNHRKLTYDCQAPTSTPFDVAIGPLASEAGAPPVVSLRTIKSDVVVDVPLEVSERLDKAEPGWRISGKYAVVLLSDDERRKEKASAPQASS from the coding sequence atgagCGACCGGAAccacgcctcggcacggcctGCGAGCAAGACGCTGCTGAATCTCGGCAATCTGCCGCCGAAGCAGATGAACTTTACGACGGACGGTACGGGCTCGTACCCCCgtaccgcgtcgcgcgtcgaccCGAACAACCCGCCGTGGCCGGCGTACCGCGGGTACCACGAGTACTCCTTTGCGCACGAGACAATGGGCAAGCGTCTGCCGACGATTCTCGGCAACGCTGTGGACGAcgtggtgcgcacgctcaaCGAGGAgtccgacgaggagcgcattaccgacctgctcggctGCATCGACCGTATGCACACGCTCATGAGCGAGCTGCAGTCGAACCAGGTGCTGCGTCCCATCAttgacgacgaggagggcgaTATTCCGCTGTGGAACAAGGCGATTGCCAAGTACTTCAAGGGCAAGGACTTTATGAACGCGCCGTGGctctttgccgaggcgtacaagtaccgccgcctgcacgaGTGCTTCTCCTTGTCGCGCAACTGGCGCGATTACGACGTCTTTTTCCGCCAGAAGTGCGACACCTTTGCGCGTTCAGACAAGGCCGTCTTTGAGCTGTCTACGCGTTTTGCCGTCCCGCacaagctcgacggcgacgcgaaGGACACGGTGCGCAAGATGCTCTTCCTCGAGCTCACGCAAATCTCGCTCTGGGGCAACGCGACGGACCTTTCGCTGCTGATCAACATGACCGAGGAGGACATCAAGAAGATCCAGTCGACCGGtggcgagcacctcgcTGCCACCGAGAAGAACATCCTCGGCAACCACCTCAACCGCCTCTGGGAGCTCGTGGCGAACATGAAGGGCGGCCGCATCGACTTTGTGCTCGACAATGCTGGCTTTGAGCTGTACTGCGACTGCGTCTACGCCGACTGGCTGATCCAGTCGggcatcgcgcgcgaggtgcacTTCCACGGCAAGCGCATCCCGTGGTTCGTCTCGGACGTGACGCGCAAGGACTGGAACTGGCTGCTGAACTCGATGACCTACGGCTTCCTCTTCCCCGACtcgaccgacgccgagatgcagtcgctgcgcgagctcggcaagcgctGGAAGCAGTACGTCAAGGAGGGCAAGTGGATCTACGAGCAGCACCCCTTCTGGTGCACCGGCTACACCTTCTGGTCGAtctcgtccgaggcgccggacCTCTTCCATTACCTGTGCGAGAGCGACATGGTGATCTTCAAGGGCGACCTGAACCACCGCAAGCTCACGTACGACTGCCAGGCGCCGACCAGCACGCCGTTCGACGTGGCAATCGGGCCGCtggcgagcgaggcgggtgcgccgccggtcgtgtcgctgcgcacgatcAAGTCGGACGTCGTCGTGGACGTCCCGCTGGAGGTCtcggagcgcctcgacaaggccgagccGGGCTGGCGTATCTCGGGCAAGTACGCCGTCGTGCTCctcagcgacgacgagcgccgcaaggagaaggcgagtgcgccgcaggcgtcTTCGTAG
- a CDS encoding uncharacterized protein (EggNog:ENOG503P0V5; BUSCO:EOG09263UQF; COG:S), translated as MAHLQSNATLRRVVEFLELIAPARLAGSWDNVGLIAQSPVPRASKGVFLAVDLTPAVAEELLAKDVNTAIIYHPVVFSPVRSLTMANPLQSSILKCIASGISIYCPHTTLDVIDGGINDWIAAGLQHPWEKEALSDDVLYRRVRDGSGAEPCEKAPNARTPTEGIGRAFTLPEPCTLAALVERAKRHFGIEHVQIAEGVGKTIDTPVQKVAVCAGSGASVLKSSTDADVWVSGELGHHDILAANAQGISVIVTNHTNTERRFFRTLFAPLLREQLPELTVYVSDADRDPLRTV; from the exons ATGGCGCACCTCCAGAGCAAtgcgacgctgcggcgcgtcgtcgagttcctcgagctgattgcgccggcgcgcctcgccggcaGCTGGGACAATGTGGGACTGATTGCGC AATCTCCCGTGCCCCGCGCGTCCAAAGGCGTGTTCCTGGCGGTGGACCTGACccccgccgtcgccgaggagctcctCGCGAAGGACGTGAACACGGCGATCATTTACCATCCCGTGGTCTTTtcgccggtgcgctcgctgACTATGGCGAATCCGCTGCAGTCGTCGATCCTCAAGTGCATCGCGTCGGGCATTTCCATCTACTGCCCCCACACGACCCTCGACGTGATTGACGGCGGGATCAACGACTGgatcgccgccggcctgcAACACCCGTGGGAGAAGGAGGCGCTGAGTGACGATGTGCTGtaccgccgcgtgcgcgacggctcTGGTGCGGAGCCGTGCGAAAAAGCGCCCAATGCCCGGACGCCGACCGAAGGCATCGGCCGCGCCTTTACGCTTCCCGAGCCgtgcacgctcgcggcgctggtcgagcggGCGAAGCGCCACTTTGGCATCGAGCATGTGCAGATTGCCGAAGGTGTCGGCAAGACCATCGACACGCCGGTGCAAAAGGTGGCCGTGtgcgccggcagcggcgcgtcggtgctCAAGAGCAgcaccgacgcggacgTGTGGGTGAGCGGCGAGCTTGGCCACCACGACATCCTCGCGGCGAACGCGCAGGGCATCTCGGTCATCGTCACGAACCACACCAACACTGAGCGCCGCTTTTTCCGgacgctctttgcgccgctccttCGTGAGCAGCTCCCCGAGCTGACGGTGTACGTCTCTGACGCGGACCGCGACCCTCTGCGCACCGTGTAA
- a CDS encoding uncharacterized protein (TransMembrane:9 (o6-26i73-93o99-119i126-147o167-187i194-215o235-254i266-285o297-317i); COG:U; EggNog:ENOG503NWMB), whose product MRDEAPRWWIGISVTIASNVLISLALNCQKLAHMRLEEEAQESGTSPTYLDVPTEQTPLVEDAPRASYLRSKLWWTGFGLMGLGESGNFLSYGFAPASIVAPLGAVSLLSNVIIAPALLHESVHGLDLLGILLAIMGAVAVVSSAGTSGSEPQDPEHLWAALTRPTFLLYSAGMVCLGMALMVLCNTHIGKRSILTHVGVCAVFGGFTVLATKGISSFLVLTTGDNSAWLLHEPLFYGLVAVLGATAVLQLAYLNRALQSFDSRHVIPTQFVLFTVSTIVGSSILYRDFAHMSQGRIVVFVAGVLTTFLGVFVLTCAPDTIADEESDASPLPSTVEIVVEGDAEQPAAEHAVDTPTPAQPLRPQGGRRRAYTAPSLDEAQPMQRPHQKLANMAAALVEQSQTYWRGSLPIPRRARSAQRHDMRPSSSLPGLSDDEGAMLRVPSHAFLGISPGRNLLLIPSQGSPALLPLDLPPELAVRRGRHRRHGSALASYFTATPHESS is encoded by the coding sequence ATGCgagacgaggcgccgcgctggtgGATCGGTATCTCGGTCACAATCGCAAGCAATGTGCTGATTTCGCTGGCGCTCAACTGCCAGAAGCTCGCGCATATGCGTCtcgaggaagaggcgcaggagtcgggcacgtcgccgacgtaTCTCGACGTCCCCACAGAGCAAACGCCGCTCGTAGAAgacgcgccccgcgcgtCTTATCTGCGCAGCAAACTGTGGTGGACAGGCTTTGGGCTGATGGGGCTGGGCGAGTCGGGCAACTTTTTGTCGTACGGCTTTGCGCCGGCATCGATCGTCGCGcccctcggcgcggtgtcGCTCCTGTCGAATGTCATCATCGCACCGGCGCTGCTCCACGAATCGGTCCACGGCCTGGACCTGCTCGGGATCCTGCTCGCGATCATGGGCGCTGTTGCGGTCGTGAGCAGCGCAGGGACGTCGGGCAGCGAGCCGCAGGACCCGGAGCACCTGTGGGCGGCGCTGACGCGCCCGACGTTTCTGCTGTACTCGGCGGGGATGGTGTGCCTCGGTATGGCGCTCATGGTGCTGTGCAACACGCACATCGGAAAGCGCTCGATCCTCACGCACGTCGGGGTGTGCGCCGTGTTTGGCGGCTTTACGGTGCTGGCCACCAAAGGCATCTCGTCGTTCCTGGTGCTGACCACGGGCGACAACAGCGCGTGGCTGTTGCACGAGCCGCTTTTCTACGGCCTAGTTGCGGTGCttggcgcgacggccgtgctgcagctcgcctACCTGaaccgcgcgctgcagtcgTTCGACTCGCGCCACGTCATTCCGACGCAGTTTGTCCTCTTTACCGTCTCGACGATTGTCGGCTCGTCCATTCTTTACCGCGACTTTGCGCACATGTCGCAGGGCCGCATCGTGGTATTCGTCGCTGGCGTGCTCACCACGTTCCTCGGCGTGTTTGTCTTGACCTGCGCCCCGGACAcgatcgccgacgaggagagcgacgcgtcgcctttgccgagcaccgtcgagatcgtcgtcgagggcgacgcAGAGCAGCCTGCGGCGGAGCACGCGGTGGACACGCCCACgcccgcgcagccgctTCGGCCCCAGGgggggcgccggcgcgcgtacaccgcgccgagcctcGACGAAGCACAGCCGATGCAGCGGCCGCACCAGAAGCTCGCAAATatggccgcggcgctcgtcgagcagtcGCAGACCTACTGGCGGGGCAGCCTGCCGAtcccgcgccgcgcgcgctccgcacAGCGCCACGACATGCgcccgtcgtcgtcgctgccgggcctcagcgacgacgaaggGGCGATGCTGCGCGTTCCTTCGCACGCCTTCCTTGGCATCAGCCCGGGCCGCAACCTGCTTCTGATTCCGAGCCAGggctcgccggcgctccTTCCGCTCGATCTCCCGCCCGAgctggcggtgcgccgcggacgTCACCGGCGCCacggctcggcgctcgcatCCTACTTTACTGCGACCCCGCACGAGTCTTCATAG
- the KAR4 gene encoding mRNA (2'-O-methyladenosine-N(6)-)-methyltransferase (COG:K; TransMembrane:2 (o6-28i49-66o); BUSCO:EOG09264XKX; EggNog:ENOG503NYKC) → MTLYYSIVFALLVFEMAMFMVLIVPLPFSARRKLFQFLATSDVVAKINYCVRITFIFVAVLFIDAFQRMMKVSSESHVAQEHQGFTDFRSETNYHAKKFYAQRNVYLTGFTLFLSMILARTHSLVLDLINAQEELASAVDSSGSTDTGKNKVEVETLKKQVQQQQVEYNRLSDELAKAQSAPRGYAARHPRWAQLGLEDDRTEDLSKVLEALQLGTKAQSAEEDILYNNYNQHFVDSRLRTLPGSWVQNVAPETRFSEHPKLRRLLEAKAQLVDQASIPPTYLCTDLRAWQTPDPAALPLELQGMTYDVIVLDPPLASYAWDEPSLPRTPCWTWDEIAALPVPQLASRDSFVFLWVGSGTSDGLERGREVLAKWGYRRCEDVVWIRTNHEDDAAHGSTSLLHTSVQHCLMGIRGTVVRSTDSFFVHCNVDTDVILWPGEPLAGGGAIAPTKKPHELYTIAENFCLGTRRLELFGTNRNIRRGWLTVGNELGPEHPEWDDKRGAEPLSHVYRSHFTTDPPGCPLHMRTNLLPYSEVCDNLRPKTPPRTARATSIPMQHAKSDSYLPFGPSPTSNVFPQPMPYGHSPAYSSGTQSPAGYSPGHSGYASPTGYAFDAPYAPWPGVQGYAQALPSYSTPDMHGYTDTPSLPGYTPDMQGYAQPPMPGYAYPPGNYAYAPPYDYQNAYGYGYTAPVQMDAYLHPAPYVPQSYAFRSPVYQPQPPRSALLGQGAGGRATVSVPSGSERLSGAQAQVLRRGQRALEK, encoded by the exons ATGACGCTGTACTACTCGATTGTAtttgcgctcctcgtgTTCGAGATGGCGATGTTTATGGTGCTTATTGTGCCGCTGCCgttctcggcgcgccgtaaGCTCTTCCAGTTCCtcgcgacgagcgacgTGGTGGCCAAGATCAACTACTGCGTGCGCATCACCTTTATCTTCGTCGCGGTCCTCTTCATCGACGCCTTCCAGCGCATGATGAAGGTCTCGTCGGAGTCGCACGTGGCGCAGGAGCACCAGGGCTTCACCGACTTCCGCAGCGAGACGAACTACCACGCCAAGAAGTTCTACGCTCAGCGCAACGTGTACCTCACCGGCTTCACGCTGTTCCTGAGCATGATCCTCGCACGCACGCACTCCCTCGTGCTTGACCTGATCAACGCGCAGGAGGagctcgcctcggccgtcgACTCCTCAGGCTCGACGGACACGGGCAAGAACAaggtcgaggtcgagacCCTCAAGAAGCAGgtccagcagcagcaggtgGAGTACAACCGCCTCTCGGACGAACTTGCCAAGGCCCAGTCTGCC CCGCGTGGCTATGCAGCACGGCATCCCCGCTGGGCCCAGCTCGGGCTGGAGGACGACCGGACGGAAGACCTGTccaaggtgctcgaggcgttaCAGCTCGGCACCAAGGCCCAG TCTGCCGAGGAAGACATCCTCTACAACAACTACAACCAGCACTTTGTCGActcgcgcctgcgcacgctcccgGGCTCGTGGGTCCAGAATGTGGCACCAGAGACACGGTTCAGCGAGCATCCaaagctgcgccgcctcctcgaggccaaggcgcagctcgtcgaccaggCCTCGATTCCACCGACATACCTGTGCACAGACCTGCGTGCGTGGCAGACGCCCGACCCTGCCGCGCtcccgctcgagctccaggGGATGACATACGACGTGATTGTGCTCGAtccgccgctcgcgtccTACGCATGGGACGAGCCGAGtctgccgcgcacgccgtgctgGACATGGGACGagatcgcggcgctgcccgtgccgcagctcgcgtcgcgcgaTAGCTTCGTCTTTCTCTGGGTCGGCAGTGGGACAAGCGATGGGCTGGAACGGGGGCGCGAGGTACTCGCAAAGTGGGGGTACCGGCGGTGCGAGGACGTGGTGTGGATCCGGACGAACcacgaggacgacgcggccCACGGCTCGACATCGCTCCTGCACACCTCGGTCCAACACTGCCTCATGGGCATCCGAGGAacggtcgtgcgcagcacaGACTCGTTCTTTGTGCACTGCAACGTGGACACAGACGTGATCCTCTGGCcgggcgagccgctcgcgggAGGCGGCGCAATCGCGCCGACCAAGAAACCCCACGAACTGTATACCATCGCCGAGAACTTttgcctcggcacgcgccgcctcgagctctttgGCACGAACCGCAACATCCGCCGGGGATGGCTCACCGTCGGCAACGAGCTGGGGCCGGAGCACCCCGAGTGGGACGACAAGAGAGGCGCAGAGCCGCTCTCCCACGTCTACCGCTCGCACTTTACGACGGATCCCCCGGGGTGCCCGCTGCACATGCGCACCAACCTCTTGCCGTACTCGGAGGTGTGCGACAATCTCCGCCCAAaaacgccgccgcgcacggcgcgcgcgacgagcatcCCGATGCAGCACGCCAAGTCAGACAGCTACCTCCCTTTTGGGCCGAGCCCCACGTCGAACGTGTTCCCCCAGCCCATGCCCTACGGACACAGCCCAGCGTACTCGTCCGGCACCCAGAGCCCAGCGGGCTACTCGCCCGGCCACAGCGGAtacgcgtcgccgacgggCTATGCATTCGACGCCCCCTATGCACCGTGGCCAGGCGTGCAGGGCTACGCACAAGCCCTGCCGAGCTACTCCACGCCGGATATGCATGGATACACCGACACGCCTAGCCTGCCGGGCTATACTCCCGACATGCAGGGCTACGCGCAGCCGCCCATGCCTGGCTACGCTTATCCACCCGGCAACTATGCCtacgcgccgccgtacgACTACCAAAATGCGTACGGGTACGGGTACACGGCGCCTGTACAGATGGATGCGTACTTGCATCCCGCGCCATACGTTCCCCAGTCCTACGCGTTCCGCTCGCCGGTATACcagccgcagccgccgcgcagcgcgctgctcggccaaggcgccggcggccgcgccacGGTCAGCGTACcgagcggcagcgagcgcctgaGTGGCGCCCAGGCCCAAGtcctgcgccgaggccagcGTGCACTTGAAAAATAG
- the rpc2 gene encoding DNA-directed RNA polymerase (COG:K; EggNog:ENOG503NV5Y) — protein sequence MHGGRSAAHPQASGMDAVIAEAERAGKRLGDPVKTIEDKWMLLPAFLQVKGLVKQHIDSFNYFVDVDLRNIIRANERVTSDIDPKFYLKYTDISVGRPERADPDAIDRSITPHECRLRDITYSAFIYVDIEYTRGGKIVRRKNVPIGRLPIMLRSNKCWLAGQDDAALARMNECPLDPGGYFVVKGTEKVILVQEQLSKNRIIVEADARKGLVQASVTSSTHERKSKSYVLTKHGLIYVKHNSLHEDIPIVIVFRALGIQSDREILQLTAGQDEQYAELFAVNLEKAAKLEVFTRKQALDYIGARVKIMRRGVGLRRSPADEAVEVLATVIMAHVPVENFDFRNKAIYIAAMVRRVLVCMVDESKVDDRDYVGNKRLELAGQLLSLLFEDLFKKFNHDLKTNIDKVLKKPNRTAEFDAYNQFFYHGDYITAGFVRAISTGNWSLKRFKMERAGVTHVLSRLSYISALGMMTRISSQFEKTRKVSGPRALQSSQWGVLCPSDTPEGEACGLVKNLALMTHITTDVDEAPIVKMCYTLGLEDINLLTGAELYQPNMFVVYINGNVLGVTRFPQRFVAQFRRLRRAGHISAFVGIYTNAHHQTVHIASDGGRICRPMIIVDRGQPRVNSAHIKALQEKRMSFDDFLTAGLVEYLDVNEENDSNIALFEHNISSTTTHLEIECFTILGAVAGLIPYPHHNQSPRNTYQCAMGKQAIGAIAYNQLNRIDTLLYLMVYPQQPMVKTKTIELIGYDKLPAGQNAMVAVMSYSGYDIEDALVLNKASLDRGFGRCQVMRKQSTVLRKYANGTFDRLADAPVTDSGERMRRFECLEADGIAGAGERLEPGDVFVNKQMPTNANDNSAGTMLNTAVSYKSAPLSYKAPVEGYVDQVLISDTDSDQTLVKALIRQTRRPELGDKFSSRHGQKGVCGLIVPQADMPFTDQGICPDIIMNPHGFPSRMTVGKMIELLAGKAGVIDGSLQYGTAFGGSKVEDMSRILVENGYNYAGKEFLTSGMTGEPMEAYVYFGPIYYQKLKHMVMDKMHARARGPRAVLTRQPTEGRSRDGGLRLGEMERDCLIGYGATQLLLERLMVSSDAFVVNVCEECGLLGYNGYCGYCKSSKNVVKLTVPYATKLLFQELMAMQVVPRLVLEDAV from the exons ATGCACGGCGGGCGCAGTGCGGCGCACCCCCAAGCCAGCGGCATGGACGCGGTgattgccgaggcggagcgcgcaGGCAAGCGTCTGGGCGACCCCGTGAAGACGATCGAGGACAAGTGGATGCTCTTGCCCGCGTTTCTCCAGGTCAAGGGGCTCGTGAAGCAGCACATTGACTCGTTCAACTACTTTGTGgacgtcgacctgcgcaacATTATCCGCGCGAACGAGCGTGTGACG TCCGACATCGACCCCAAGTTTTATCTAAAGTATACCGACATCTCGGTCGGCCGCCCGGAGCGTGCCGATCCCGACGCAATCGACCGCAGCATCACGCCGCACGAGTGCCGCCTACGCGACATTACGTACAGCGCGTTCATCTACGTGGACATTGAGTacacgcgcggcggcaagattgtgcgccgcaagaaTGTGCCGAtcggccgcctgccgaTCATGCTGCGCAGCAACAAGTGCTGGCTCGCGGGCcaggacgacgcggcgctggcgcgcatGAACGAGTGCCCGCTCGACCCGGGCGGCTACTTTGTGGTAAAGGGCACGGAAAAGGTGATTCTCGTGCAGGAGCAGCTGTCCAAGAACCGCATCATTGTCGAGGCGGATGCGCGGAAAGGGCTCGTGCAGGCGTCGGtcacctcgtcgacgcacgagcgcaagTCCAAGTCGTACGTCTTGACCAAGCACGGGTTGATCTATGTCAAACACAACTCGCTGCACGAAGACATCCCGATCGTGATCGTCTTTCGCGCCCTCGGCATCCAATCCGACCGCGAAATCCTCCAGCTGACCGCCGGCCAGGACGAGCAGTACGCGGAACTCTTTGCAGTGAACCTGGAAAAGGccgccaagctcgaggTCTTTACGCGAAAACAGGCGCTCGACTATATCGGCGCCCGCGTCAAGAtcatgcgccgcggcgtcggcctgcgccgctcgccggccgacgaggcggttGAGGTGCTCGCGACGGTCATTATGGCGCACGTTCCAGTGGAAAACTTCGACTTCCGCAACAAGGCGATCTACATTGCGGCAatggtgcgccgcgtgctggTTTGCATGGTCGACGAAAGCAaggtcgacgaccgcgacTATGTCGGCaacaagcgcctcgagcttgcCGGGCAGCTCCTCTCGCTCCTCTTTGAGGACCTGTTCAAAAAGTTCAACCACGATTTAAAGACCAACATCGACAAGGTGCTCAAGAAGCCGaaccgcaccgccgagttTGACGCGTACAACCAGTTCTTTTACCACGGCGACTACATCACCGCGGGCTTTGTGCGTGCGATCTCGACCGGCAACTGGAGCCTGAAGCGTTTCAAGATGGAGCGCGCGGGCGTGACGCACGTCCTTTCGCGCCTGAGCTACATCAGTGCTCTCGGCATGATGACGCGCATTAGCAGCCAGTTTGAAAAGACGCGCAAGGTCTCGGGGCCTCGTGCGCTGCAGTCGAGCCAGTGGGGCGTGCTCTGCCCGTCCGACACGCCCGAAGGCGAGGCGTGCGGTCTTGTCAAGAACCTGGCGCTGATGACGCACATCACgaccgacgtcgacgaggcgccgatcGTCAAGATGTGCTacacgctcggcctcgaggacATCAACCTCCTCACGGGCGCGGAGCTGTATCAGCCCAACATGTTTGTCGTGTACATCAACGGCaacgtgctcggcgtgacGCGCTTCCCCCAGCGCTTTGTCGCCCAATtccgccgcctgcgtcgcgccgggcaCATTTCCGCGTTTGTCGGCATCTACACCAACGCGCACCACCAGACAGTGCACATTGCCTCGGACGGCGGCCGCATCTGCCGCCCGATGATCATTGTGGACCGCGGCCAGCCCCGCGTGAACAGCGCGCACatcaaggcgctgcaggagaAGCGCATGTCGTTTGACGACTTCCTCACCGCCGGTCTCGTCGAGTACCTGGATGTGAACGAGGAGAACGACAGCAACATTGCGCTCTTTGAGCACAACATCAGCAGCACCACGACCCACCTCGAGATTGAGTGCTTTAcgatcctcggcgcggtcgcggGTCTGATTCCCTATCCCCACCACAACCAGTCGCCGCGCAACACGTACCAGTGTGCGATGGGCAAGCAAGCCATCGGCGCGATTGCGTACAACCAACTCAACCGTATCGACACGCTGCTCTACCTCATGGTCTATCCCCAGCAACCAATGGTCAAGACCAAGACGATCGAGCTGATTGGGTACGACAAGCTTCCGGCCGGCCAGAACGCCATGGTGGCGGTCATGAGCTACTCTGGCTACGATAtcgaggacgcgctcgtgctcaacaaggcgtcgctcgaccgcgGCTTTGGGCGCTGCCAGGTGATGCGCAAGCAGTCGACGGTCCTGCGCAAGTACGCCAACGGCACCTTTGATCGCCTTGCGGATGCGCCAGTGACCGacagcggcgagcgcatgcgccgcttcgagtgcctcgaggcggacggCATtgcgggcgcgggcgaaCGCCTCGAGCCCGGCGACGTGTTTGTCAACAAGCAGATGCCGACGAATGCGAATGACAACAGCGCCGGCACGATGCTCAACACGGCCGTGTCGTACAAGAGTGCGCCGCTCTCGTACAAGGCCCCGGTCGAGGGCTACGTCGACCAGGTGCTCATTTCCGACACCGACTCGGACCAAACGCTGGTCAAGGCGCTGATTCggcagacgcgccgcccggagctcggcgacaaGTTCTCCTCGCGCCACGGCCAAAAAGGTGTGTGTGGTTTGATTGTGCCGCAGGCCGACATGCCCTTCACCGACCAAGGCATCTGCCCGGACATTATCATGAACCCGCACGGCTTCCCGTCGCGTATGACGGTCGGCAAGATgatcgagctgcttgccggCAAGGCCGGTGTCATTGACGGCTCGTTGCAGTACGGCACGGCCTTTGGCGGGTCCAAGGTCGAGGACATGTcgcgcatcctcgtcgaAAACGGCTACAACTATGCCGGCAAAGAGTTCCTCACGAGCGGCATGACCGGCGAGCCGATGGAGGCGTACGTGTACTTTGGCCCGATCTACTACCAGAAGCTGAAGCACATGGTCATGGACAAGATGCACGCCCGTGCGCGTGgaccgcgcgccgtcctcACCCGTCAGCCGACCGAgggccgctcgcgcgatggtggcctgcgcctcggcgagatgGAGCGCGACTGTCTGATTGGCTACGGCgccacgcagctcctcctcgagcgcctcatGGTCAGCTCAGACGCGTTTGTGGTGAATGTGTGCGAGGAGTGCGGTCTCCTTGGCTACAACGGCTACTGTGGCTACTGCAAGAGCTCCAAGAACGTCGTCAAGCTCACTGTCCCATACGCAACCAAGCTCTTGTTCCAAGAGCTGATGGCCATGCAGGTCGTCCCCCGTCTCGTGCTCGAAGACGCCGTATAG